One part of the Salinivirga cyanobacteriivorans genome encodes these proteins:
- a CDS encoding GxxExxY protein has product MTENQIAATILDIAFPLHKTLGPGLLETVYEQTLAYDLNEIGINAVTQVPVPLIYKEIKFEAGYRLDLLVENKVIVEVKSTENLAPVHFAQTLTYLRLADKRLGLLINFNSKFLKDGIHRIVNRL; this is encoded by the coding sequence ATGACAGAAAATCAAATTGCAGCCACGATCTTAGATATTGCATTTCCCCTTCATAAAACCCTTGGTCCTGGTTTACTCGAAACAGTTTATGAGCAAACCTTAGCTTATGATTTGAATGAGATTGGAATAAATGCTGTTACGCAGGTTCCAGTGCCATTGATCTACAAAGAAATCAAATTTGAAGCCGGTTACAGATTAGATTTACTGGTTGAAAATAAAGTAATTGTTGAGGTAAAATCCACAGAAAACCTGGCTCCTGTACATTTTGCACAAACGTTGACTTATTTGCGACTGGCAGACAAGAGGTTAGGGCTTTTAATTAATTTCAATTCGAAATTTTTAAAGGATGGTATTCACAGAATTGTGAACAGGCTTTAG